The Sebastes umbrosus isolate fSebUmb1 chromosome 4, fSebUmb1.pri, whole genome shotgun sequence genomic sequence ctctctctgtctctatcttgGCCACACATAGGAAACTCGCTATTGTTAAGCACTCAACCTATGcactgagttattccttaaGGGAGTTTAATACCCGtataaaacattttagtttaaaaaagaccatcttaaaaatacataattctcCAATGATTACCCTGCTGGGTTTGCGATAAACGAAACCCTGATTTCCCACCTGTTTCGTGTTGAGTTGCAGGGAAAATGTGCATATTCTTCCATGGTATAAGACTGAACACCACTGTTGTATAGCAAACGTGTTTCCAGTTGATGGATTAAAAAGCCAGGGGGTGGTGTAATACACTGCTAGATGATGTTTGTTTCCACACTGCCATATTTCAGTTCCTACCCACCATGGACGGAGGGCCAACAGAGAGTGTAGGGGTGGTGGATGACACCGCCAAAGACTTCCCCTCTATCCATGCCGTTCACAGCCAGGATGCCATGGTGGCTGACCTCCTCCAGCAAGCTGCAGAGGCCGGGGGCGTGGTAGAGGGACAGGCTGGAGTCGTCCTGGAACAAGGTTCTTACTAATTGGAGATGAAATGGTCCCACAGCCGATATGTAAAACAGCACAGAGTAGTAGATTTCTATTGCAATTAGAAGCAATTATTGGAATTTTTTTTGTGGAGGATGTGGTTAAATGTTTCATTCCCAGCAATGTTGTGTTTCAGGTCATGGGGATGGAATGGTGGCAGCcacccagcagcagctgatggaAGCTGGGTTGGGGGTTGGTGTGGATGGCGGAGCAGGGGTTGAAATGATGGTTATGGACTCACTGGATCCCACCCTGTTGCAGATGAAGACTGAGGTAAGCTCACTGTTAAGAGCTTTGTGTTTGATGTGACATGATAGTTGCCCAGTCTTGGCAGCCAAAGCAGGACACGGGCTCATAAGAACATTTCATTTGTGTTGACGTCACTCTAGTTTTAGAAGTGAAATCAGCTAGAACTGAGGAGACCAAACGGGCCTGCCAGAGTATTATGTTGCCTAGCCCAAAATGTCATGTAACAGCCCATTAAAATGAAGTTGATTTGCAGGTGATAGATGCTGCAGTGGGAGGACCATCAGGGACGATGGGTGGAGCTCACCAAGCAACCGTAACAACAGTGGACCAGACTCAAATCATCACACTACAGGTAGGGGCTCTTTTTTGAAGCCAGTCATGTGATAGCATTCTCCAGTTATTTCATCTTTTATCCCTGTTAGGGAGGAAAGCTGGATTCACAAGCTGTCGTTAAGCTTTCAAAGGTACAGTCGGTAACATTAATTCAAATAAccttttgtcatatttgcttgAAGTatctctatatcctgacaatagaaCATGAAACATATTCCGTATgcagaggaacctgatttttttCATAGCTTATCTGTCTCTTAAAATACTGTGACAgattgagcaaatatgacaagatgttattttttattaatgtaacTTTTAGATGTTAAAATCTCAGATGGTTTTATACACTCTAAGgctttgtctttatatttaacCTGTTGATTCCCTGGACATATGTGCTGACCTCAGGTCTCTCTGTTCTCAGGTGGTAAACATGGAAGAGCAGGCAGCTCTGGGTCTGGGTGAGCTTCAGCTGGTCCAGGTGCCTGTTTCTGCCTCCACTGTGGAGGCCCTGCAGCAAGGCACCTTTGTAGACACCACTGCTATGCCAAAGGACGGAGACCCAGTCATCTGCCACACCCTGCCGCTGCCTGAGGGCTTTCAGGTACACAAACAGACATACTCATAGTAGGGCTTTAACTCAAACAAATATGCATGACTGCATTTGGAATTTGGCAATTGCATCACTTTTTAAGCCCCTTTAGAGCTGTAGCTATCAATTATTTTAGAGTATTCTACCGATTATTCCATCAATTAATCGAGTAATCGGATAAAAATACTTTTGCTTTATTAAGGagcaatagtaaatatacaaaagagaaaataagatgAGTCTTAAAATGAACAGCTAATTGGTTCcctttttagaaaaatctaCATTTTTGTTGCTTAAATGGCATACAATAACATCTGTCAAAACTAAACCCATTTAATGCTTTTAAGTGCCATATTACATTCTgggttttaaataaaacattttctaaaatgcAAGCTGGAGCCGAtctcagctgacattgggcgaaggcggggccagactatcacagggctgacacagagaaagacaaccattcacgctcgcattcacacctacaggcaattgTCTTAGTGATTAATTGACTAAACACTTAATGCATTTGATGTGCAGGTAGTTAAGGTTGGAGCTAATGGGGAGGTGGAGACAGTGGAGCAGGAGGACGGGGGAGAAGCCCACCCCGAATTGGAAGAAGATGATGAGGTGGGCAACCAGCTGCTGGACGAAGGGGAGGATGAACCCATGCCGCCTCCTAATGATGACCCAAACTGGGCTAAAGACCCCGACTATCAGCCTCCATCTGGAATGATCAAGAAGTCCAAGAAGGTACGATAGTTGTGTGGCACCAATCTCTTTGTTATAGTGGATGTGAGAATCTGCTCTGTCATTGAATTGGACTTGTACAACATGTTAACAGGTATATTTTTAATTGTCATCAGCTTACAGTGAGGTTTAATCACTCACTGTCTGTCCAGGGTAAAAAGAATCGTTTGCGTTATGCTGAAGGAGATAAGGATATGGATGTAAGTGTCTATGACTTTGAAGAGGAACAGCAGGAGGGCCTTCTCTCTGAGGTCAATGCTGAGAAAGTGGTGGGCAACATGAAACCACCCAAACCCACCAAGATCAAGAAGAAAGGTGAGACCCTGCTGTTTGCTGGACTGAGGGCATAATGGTACTGACACCATAAAGCTGTGTTTATACTCGCGTGAGACACCGTGGCGCGGGCCTCGGTAGATGGTGCGCGCACTACAAGCATCCACAGCGGCGTTTATGCTCAGCGTGTTGTTCTTTGCAATATGCTCCGAAACGCCAGGAGGCGTgcaaacaaaatattttgtggataagcaagaagtcaacgagtggtaCCGGAAAGGAGGgtaggttgcctggcaacagtagtaaacactaaacaccgTCGTATGTACCGCCACACATTGCAtctgtgtactgtaattattactgtcaCTTACCTCCAAGTCTAAATTACTTTCCGTCTCTTTGTGCTTCCCCTCGGGTCGCCACTCGTTCCTTGAGacctttttttagcttttacaaaacaatctctcatattctttcacagcctgcagcagaaagcttcttctttccccagtgtgttgcctatttctttccaagtATTTAATGTTCATTTAGTTGTGAAAATGAATCGTGCAGCGCGCACAGTCTGCGCATAGTTATAAAAATTCCCCACGCGAAAACCGTGATGACGCGCCGGCTTCACTACGGGGAACATAAACCAAGCTTAAAGGTGTTTTCACACCTGTCATTTGGTCAGGACCaaggagaaaaaaattatacattgtTGCATTGAAGTTCTGGTCCGGgtcctgttcacactgactttttacaaacaaaccGAGAGGAATAAACATGGAATTACTGTCAGGTAACTTGTTAATGGGACAGTTTTGGCGATCgccatcctgcatcatcaggacccaAGTAGTGGGAAAATCAAATTTTGGTGACTGACCGGCCCCCAACTAAAAGGGCACCAAACAGTTGTCGATTTATTATGAGGTTTAAATAgaaatcaaaaatatttaattatgctACTTCTAACTCATTGTACCCCAAAATAACGTACAAATGGCCCCCAAAGCACTTCAAAAAAATATGCAGCTCAACTGGGTaccagtggaggctggtccatggaggcagaggaggttgaTCCTCCTCTatttttgagaggcaagagggcgatcaaaatatgaaaaaaagattattggttgaaataaatcattaccaaatctcagtatcatttataaaaaaaaaattctttctTCTTTGGAAAAAATTCCATGATTCAAATCTTGATTAAAATGCttcaacagcgacacctgcagGGCTGAGGGGAAAGGGCAACATTAATTTAATATgctattaattcattcattcattcatttggcGTATTTCCCAAcagacattttggccgttgatCATTTAATCTGCCAAACAACTACACATGATACCGGCAAAAAAACGGCTAACCTAAACCCTGGTTGTGAttaataattttctttttctttttttttacaaaattctGTTGTCCAAAAAATGACTCAACTCAAATTGTAATTAAAGACTATTATAATCAGTCATtgaagtttttattttacatgtgtAAAGAGTTTATTTTTCAGTTGTGCTCCAGATGCAATGTTTAGTATGCCATTCATTTGCAGTGAGACAGTGCCTATTGGATTTTGAATGTAATTGAATGTGAGGTCTATGTTTCACTGTTGTGTGTTAGGAGTGAAGAAGACGTTCCAGTGTGAGCTGTGTAGCTACACGTGCCCTCGACGCTCCAACCTGGACAGACACATGAAGAGCCACACAGACGAGAGACCTCACAAATGTCACCTGTGTGGAAGAGCCTTCAGGACGGTCACCCTGCTAAGAAACCATCTCAATACACACACTGGTATGCACTACCACACATCTACACCCACGCATCACAACAGACCAAAAGAGAAGTAGTAATttaagaggagaaagaagaacgGTTGAGTTTTTCAATACCGTGCTGCAAAGATAGCTGACACGtgtctttgttttttcatttatgCAGGAACTCGTCCACACAAGTGCACAGACTGCGATATGGCTTTTGTGACAAGTGGAGAGTTGGTTCGTCATCGtcgctacaaacacacacacgagaaACCCTTCAAATGTTCCATGTGTGACTATGCCAGTGTGGAGGTAATACGAGCTGCTGTCTgctctgtgttttttgatttcttGCAAAGTGCAATGTGTTACATTTGCTACACTAATCTCCATCCACATCCACTCATCCAGGAGTGAAGAAGAGTAAGGATACATTCACAGTTCTGTAGTCAGTAGCACTAGAGGGAGGaagctaaaatgtgttttttttcccaacaagTTAATCCACACTGTTTTCAGACAGTAGATATACAACTGCTCTGCGTCCAAAATAGTCCAAACTAACTGCCGTGCCTATATAATAGCAGATACATGTTTTTGCTGTAGTGTTCTGACAtgtgactgtttgtgtgtggacgATGTGTAGGTGAGCAAACTAAAGCGTCACATTCGTTCCCACACTGGAGAGCGTCCGTTCCAGTGCAGTCTTTGCAGCTACGCCAGCAGAGACACATACAAGCTGAAGAGACACATGAGGACACACTCAGGTAAAACTGACACCTTGGCTGCTTTTTCTTCACTATTGATGCAGTGGAGGAAGAACATGGGGCATATGCCAATTTTCAGAGATATAGGACcagtattgtttttatttttggggggaaaaccCATTTAAATTGTCCTTGTTTTCATATGAAaggtgctttttttttagctccCCTTACAAAAGAATGTATTCCAATCAAGAGGATAGGAGGTCATTTGAGCTTTTGCTAAACCCCTCCCCCGTTTGTTGTCAACTACAACCAACTACAGAACTATAATTTTCACTTTAGGCAATACTGATGGATGAAAATCTGTACTTTTGGGGTATTTCATACATTGTGTTTCATACCTCCTACCCTATTATTACCACTTATGATTCTTTTGTATTGATGTTCTGTTGGATCATAAACATCAATGAGAACACTGAACAATGATAAACCTGTGCACATTCTCAAACCTCTTCTCAGGAGAGAAACCTTACGAGTGCTACATCTGCCATGCCCGATTCACCCAGAGTGGAACCATGAAGATGCACattctgcagaaacacacagagaatgtGGCCAAATTCCACTGTCCACACTGTGACACCGTCATCGCACGCAAGAGTGACTTGGgtaacatacatacacacacacacattagagaTGTGCATGATTAGTCGACTAGCCGATTAAACAATTTTACCACCCTCGCTAGTCGGCACCAGAAATACTAGTTGGTTAAacctattattattttattgatgaACACATGTAAATTCCATATTGACATGTTCTGTCTCTGCTATTGCTGtggagagctgctgctcctcctgcagcagtGGCAGCTCTCCGCTCTGATCTGATCTCATCAGCCGCCCCCGACTCGCTTCCACCCCTGTCGCGTTCTCCCGGCCCCCGCTTCCTCTTTCTGAAATAGCCCCTCAGTTCAGCAGTGAGCCTGGTTTTCTCCTGATTAACTTGACTGCAGCACACTGAAACTAGCTTACTAGCTAAGCACGTATGCTTCAGACTCAAGCTAGCAACCTATTGTATAATGAGTCAACTAACGCCAGCTAGCTCAGTGAATCAAAGTTGCACGCTTAGATACTAATGGTATAAGCGATGCTAAACCATGACTCCTCTTCAGTCAGACAGCGCCGCTGGCGTTTCATCAAATATTACACCACACACCAGGTTCGTGAGGCACATTTCTAACCGAAGCGGACACTGGGGACATTGATTTCATCGCCATTTAAAATTCGATTAGGTTATTGAAAAATGTGCCAAATGATTTCAAATGGCTCTTATAATTACTCAATATAGATTAAATTGTGCTACATTTTGACTGTTTTCTAAGTGTTATCTTACTTTTAGTCTAGTCTAAGTTTAAACTTCCATTCAAACATCAGGGAAATCAGTTGCTAGGAACATCCCTAATGCTAACATTGTAAACTTACCAGACAGACAAGATAGTTTActttgccatgtttttttttactcccaTCATCCAAACCCATCATCATTTCATCCATGTGCATCTGCAGGTGTACATCTTCGTAAGCAGCACTCCTTCATTGAGACTGGAAAGAAGTGTCGTTATTGCGATGCCGTTTTCCACGAGCGCTACGCCCTGATCCAGCATCAGAAGTCCCATAAGAACGAGAAGAGGTTCAAATGCGACATGTGTGACTACTGCTGCCGCCAGGTGTGTGTATACAAATATCTTTGTATAGCTGTGTCTTTTTTGTCGAGGCTTTCGTCATACGGAAGTAGGTGTGGTTTCATCCCTCAGCCCCTTGCCCagtttttagcattttttttaatttatgcagTGGGTGGTCTTAGGCTcaactgtgttttgttttgttttttaactgtgTTGCATGCTGCTGGGTCCAGGAGCGCCACATGGTCATGCATCGTCGAACCCACACCGGAGAGAAACCATACGCCTGCAGCCAGTGTGAGAAGACCTTCAGACAGAAGCAGCTGCTGGACATGCACTTCAAACGCTACCACGACCCCAACTTTGTCCCCACTGCCTTCGTCTGCCCCAAGTGTAGCAAGACCTTCACTCGCAGGGTAACGCCTCTCTTTCTACCTGTCACACACACCTGAAGTGAACTCTTAGCTGGTTCAACATGGATTAATGGGTAGTAAGTTTATAAAAGTCAACAGACTATCTAACAGTGCGTTCTTGTAGAACACCATGGCTCGCCACTCTGAGAACTGCAGTGGTGAGGTGGAGGATGCCGAGAATGGAACTCCACCCCcaaagaaagggaggagaggaagaaagcgaAAGATGAGGAGCAGGAGAGACGACGATGACAGCGGTGAGAATTTAACATAGTATGCAAGCGTGGTGCTGTGTTTGCCgtgttctttatttattatgggGTAGAATCCTAGATCAATAGATACACATTGTCagattacatacatacatatcacacacatacatacatatatgtacacacatgcatacatatgCATAGTACACATACATACCAGGGCTGTCCCCAACCAAAGAACGGCTCAGTCGACCAACACTCACATGATCCTGACGACCAGGACCTAAACGACCAATTAGTCTACCAGTCGACTAAGAGGGGTCAGCctcgttacatacatacatatacatctACAGCACAGCATgataaggaaaaaataaataaataatacgaaaataataataataataatagaaaaatatataaatacaatttttaaataaaacaaaaagctaGTAActtccatccattatctgtaacctcttatcctgttcagggttgCGGGGAAAAAGTAACTTGTCATACATAAAGGTCAAggtatacagtgaggtcaattgAAAGTCAAAGGATGAATTGGGGTTGGTATTAGAGGTCCCAGTGTGGTGAAGAGGGGGAGAAGACGGACAGGAAGTTACAGGCTTAATATTCTTCATCGGGAGGTGGAGGATTGAGTTGAATGCTGTCTTATGTATTCTACAAAGGGCTGCCAAATAGTATAGAATTTACATTCAGAGCCTCCGCAGGGTGTGTTTATTCTTTCTGATTGCATAAAGTGCAACACATCTCCAGTCCAGAGAGATTGAGTGGGGGGTAGGAATTTTCCTTAGGATCAGGCGTCTTGCCAGCAGAGTCAAAAAAAGCCACAAAATCCGAAAAATGTTTGGACAGAGGTGACTCAGCAGCAGGCAGGACCTGGAACAGTGCTATGAGTAGAGACCGCTCTATGGTAGGCAGAGGTGCTCTTAGATACAGACAGTGTCCAACACAGATACCCGGAAGGGACACAACCACAACATCTGATAGAGATCGTTCTGATCAGTTTATCTGAggtctgtctttgttttgtctctgtgttATGCAGAGGAGGATCAGGCTGAActggatgatgaggaggaggagggcgaagGCGAGGGCGAGGAAGAGGCATTACTGctacaggaagaggaggggccAGAAAGCATGGAACTGGACCAGGCCCCCGCCGCCATCCCAGTACCGGCTCCCGACGAGCCACCGGTCAAGAGGAAACGAGGCCGACCCCCAAAGAACGCCCCCAAGCCTCCAACACCCAGCAAATTAGTCAAGGTGGCCGCCAAGGCTACTGCTTCTGGTGAGACTGACAGGATTTATTAGACAAGAGCTTAGACCAGTTGGGGTGAGGTGATCACATGTAGTATTTAAGTTTAGTGTGGTTCCCGTCAGTCATGGTCAAACTGCTGACTGAAACTATCAAAGTATTGCAGCTGATGATGACTGATTCACTAAAAGATTTCAGACTGGATGTTATTTTACTGAATCTTCCATATCGTACTGAATATACACAAAGGttgtctaataataataactttatttgtatggcacatttcatacataaaatgcagctcaaagtgctttacagtatGGCATTAAAAATAACGCAACAGAAATATAATACGAGGAATGAATTAGTTCATAAAACAGAATGTCGGGCAACAGCTTTCAGAAAGGTCGGTGCGTACAAAAGTCGTTATTACGTGTGCCAATGAACTGTAAAACTAGAAATCTTAGCTGGCTTCTTGTAACTTTCCATGTCTCCTATAATATGGGGCTGTACAGTGTCACATATATGTCGCACGTGCCACGAAAAGAACAGTCTGTCTGATGAATGAAATAGCCGCAGTAGCACATGTGCGATGCCTATATGTGAGGCAgagacactttttttctttgagcGACATCACAACCATAACcggtaattcaaaatgaagagaactaTAGATTGTTTTTTCATCAAGAAATTGCTGCGGTGCCCGTTACATGGGTACCTGGGACTGAACGGCCCAGATCAGACATCATCAGCGGAGCACCGCTCCACCACTTGGCTCCCCGGGAAGACGCCTAATCATGATCAAAGGCGCCGGATTTAAATTTCTTCTCCGCTCCGATGATCGCCAAAAAGCTGATCTGCTCGTAGCGCATCTCTCTCACTCGATCACACACTTGCAAACGCACACATTACATTACGCTACTCTCCTACCAACGTAAAGATACCTGAcggtttgggacgcagtaaactcactatcgataATAACGCAACATTGTGAGCAACAAATCGGTGTTAAAttcggcaggatgagagctagttaacgggacgtgccattgatttacattatgattcAGGCTATAGTTCAGGCTCCAGTCAGTAAAAATGGGCGAAGGTAATCATAAGAACGgtgtcatgatgtgttcaaatgtagtttttggcaagaaacttgaataaatcgagttgtttgaaggagatgttttcacagcaatataaaatagatattagagagagaattatgacctgttgaacttcctaacaaaaaccagtatgcaatcTGTAATTAATGAGTGTACGTTGAAGAACATGGGatgtattgttttacttttgttttttggtaTCAAATTGGGTGTTGCGAAtggtggaatttcactggtattggtctcgactactaaatttctggtatcgatCGTGACATTTCCTATTAGCTGGTATTTTCTGTCATAAAGTCATGCCTCAATCTTAGTCATCAAATcaaaaacaacagaataaaacacaatTGAACTATAAACAAACTGCAAAACACGACTAGAAAGGTTTCATTTACATTGCAGGTGTTATCTGGCACAGGTAGTGAATGGACACTTTTATTCCCGTAACCCCTGAATGCAACTTTTTTGCGTGCGTCTTTGTTGTCGTGTTTTGCAGCTGCTGCCATCATTCAGGTGGAGGACGAGAGCACCGGAGCAGTGGAGAACATCATAGTGAAGAAGGAGGACGGCGACGCCATCGCGACGACGCCTCTGGACCAGGGAGTGGCCCTGACCGTGGAGGGGGTGGGGCTGGACGGGGAAGGGGTGGAGACTGTTGAGCTGGCTGTGAACGAGGAAACGGcggccaccgccgccgccaacGGAGATTTAACGCCAGAGATGATCCTCAGCATGATGGACCGGTGAACTCGAACACACAGCCGCACATGTAGCCAGACTACGAGTAAAACTGGCAAATCCACACTAACATCTCCACGTCCCCTGGCCTCATGCACCATCTGTGTGAGCTTGTAATGGTCATTTTGCCTCCATTGAAgtggctgcaaaaaaaaatgatgacagCAGAAACAACCATGCACAAAGAAGGGAAGCCGCATGTAAATACTTCCACACAGTAACTTCACATCTATGTACATCAACTGCATACTGATGTCTGtgggtctcacacacacacacaatagcagATCCCGCTGCACATACCTGTGTCATCTCCCACATCATATACAGATATCGTCCAAGCTAATGACAGACTGCTCTCTGCTCTTAAAcgcttttttttcagtttgaatGTCTTCTGAATGAATCATTGTGTATTTTGCTACTTGTTTCTGCCCGAAGCCACATCCTGTGTCAGCCTCTACCCCCCCACGCTCTGCAGTGAACGTTCTGCTCCCTCTCTATGTTGCTCTGCCAAAAGGAGACATTATCTATGATCTACCTTCACTTTTTACTTGCTTGCTGTTCTTGCAACTACGCTGATTTTGCAAATTCCAAGCCTTTGTAAGTGTAAATATAGATATACATGTAGTTTTTCCTAATGAAACGTAGTATATGGTACTTGAGTTTGCTCTCAGTCATATGATCTGTATATTCCCCCGTCCCCCGTCCCCCAAAGTATGATTTTCCTCCTTGGCCTGTGTAAACACACGGTCCATGTTGTGGTGTTTGTACATTGAGGCTTTTATAGAAGGAAGTTAACAGAGGGATTCTTGTGTATTCATGAGCAAATGGGCACAGGCAGATACATTCAAATTAACTGAAGTCAGCGATCGCAGTGTTTCTGCTTTTTATAGTTCACGTGACGTCCACACTGCCAGCAGCCGACCTCGCTCGGATGGAAACGTACCCTCGGTCAGCTCGTGTAAATGAAATACTTGAAGTGGCTGCTACTTTAGTTTCCCAGCACCAACATAGTTTGAgatgaagttattttttttcaactgtttttctattttctccGTCCTCTCGCTGAGGGAAGATATTTGTCATTCATAGTTAATGttccttctcctccttgttCCACATTTCGATGAGGTCATGTGCCATCACGTGAATTGAAAGATCCCTGCCGGTCGGAGAAAATAACAGATAATCCTGATTTAGTGGGTAAAACGTTGTACTATAGTTGTGATTTTTGAACATTCCAAATACTTCACTTAACACGGAATTATGTCTATGCACCTGAATCATCTCACTTGAAGTAAACAGGCGGTAACAAAGTCAAACATCGTTTTGCAAGATAATACCAGCCgctctttattttttcctttttaaatgtattaatatgaAGTTAATATTGTGCTTGGGACAGATCTCTAAGACCAGATCGGGAATCAgtagcccctttcacacagccTGCTCTGTATAGAAGGTACAGAGATGGAACGGCAGCGGAGGTAGTCAGAGAGCCGAGCCGACGTCTGTGCGACGGGGACAGCCGGCACAGCgggactacacacacacacacacacatacatactagACGCCGACGCTGTTGTGTTTAACGGCACGCCTCTTCTGCTGCCGTGATGCCGACATGCGACCTAAAGTCACACCCTGGAGCTGTGGCCGTCGCTGTGTGgttcagtgtaaaaaaaagcaaagctgGCATAATAGCGGCTCTTCTTTATTGTGGGATCTCTGTGTGAAAGGAGCTAATGTGTCTCTCAAACActctcccctccccccacaATAATCAATGATCACCAACTATGGCAGGTGGTTGGCAtgtaaatacacatttaaaaccctttgctttttgatttattgtgaacctttttttaatatttttaaatagcTGATTTGGAGATATGTTGGTTAAAAGGGACATCGAGGTTTTCATTTACATGGTGAACATGTAGCTCTGTGTCCTGAACCCGTAAAAGGTGATTTCCATCATGCGCTCCTCCCACAGATGAGGGAGTCCCCCTCTTTAACCAACCAAACTGAATTGAACTAATTTGAACCACTATCATTTTTTCTGTGTATATTCTGTTGCTCATAGCCGTTTTGTATcttgctgttttgtttt encodes the following:
- the ctcf gene encoding transcriptional repressor CTCF isoform X2, producing MSITVNLSLLFQFLPTMDGGPTESVGVVDDTAKDFPSIHAVHSQDAMVADLLQQAAEAGGVVEGQAGVVLEQGHGDGMVAATQQQLMEAGLGVGVDGGAGVEMMVMDSLDPTLLQMKTEVIDAAVGGPSGTMGGAHQATVTTVDQTQIITLQVVNMEEQAALGLGELQLVQVPVSASTVEALQQGTFVDTTAMPKDGDPVICHTLPLPEGFQVVKVGANGEVETVEQEDGGEAHPELEEDDEVGNQLLDEGEDEPMPPPNDDPNWAKDPDYQPPSGMIKKSKKGKKNRLRYAEGDKDMDVSVYDFEEEQQEGLLSEVNAEKVVGNMKPPKPTKIKKKGVKKTFQCELCSYTCPRRSNLDRHMKSHTDERPHKCHLCGRAFRTVTLLRNHLNTHTGTRPHKCTDCDMAFVTSGELVRHRRYKHTHEKPFKCSMCDYASVEVSKLKRHIRSHTGERPFQCSLCSYASRDTYKLKRHMRTHSGEKPYECYICHARFTQSGTMKMHILQKHTENVAKFHCPHCDTVIARKSDLGVHLRKQHSFIETGKKCRYCDAVFHERYALIQHQKSHKNEKRFKCDMCDYCCRQERHMVMHRRTHTGEKPYACSQCEKTFRQKQLLDMHFKRYHDPNFVPTAFVCPKCSKTFTRRNTMARHSENCSGEVEDAENGTPPPKKGRRGRKRKMRSRRDDDDSEEDQAELDDEEEEGEGEGEEEALLLQEEEGPESMELDQAPAAIPVPAPDEPPVKRKRGRPPKNAPKPPTPSKLVKVAAKATASAAAIIQVEDESTGAVENIIVKKEDGDAIATTPLDQGVALTVEGVGLDGEGVETVELAVNEETAATAAANGDLTPEMILSMMDR
- the ctcf gene encoding transcriptional repressor CTCF isoform X1, which gives rise to MSITVNLSLLFQFLPTMDGGPTESVGVVDDTAKDFPSIHAVHSQDAMVADLLQQAAEAGGVVEGQAGVVLEQGHGDGMVAATQQQLMEAGLGVGVDGGAGVEMMVMDSLDPTLLQMKTEVIDAAVGGPSGTMGGAHQATVTTVDQTQIITLQVVNMEEQAALGLGELQLVQVPVSASTVEALQQGTFVDTTAMPKDGDPVICHTLPLPEGFQVVKVGANGEVETVEQEDGGEAHPELEEDDEVGNQLLDEGEDEPMPPPNDDPNWAKDPDYQPPSGMIKKSKKLTVRFNHSLSVQGKKNRLRYAEGDKDMDVSVYDFEEEQQEGLLSEVNAEKVVGNMKPPKPTKIKKKGVKKTFQCELCSYTCPRRSNLDRHMKSHTDERPHKCHLCGRAFRTVTLLRNHLNTHTGTRPHKCTDCDMAFVTSGELVRHRRYKHTHEKPFKCSMCDYASVEVSKLKRHIRSHTGERPFQCSLCSYASRDTYKLKRHMRTHSGEKPYECYICHARFTQSGTMKMHILQKHTENVAKFHCPHCDTVIARKSDLGVHLRKQHSFIETGKKCRYCDAVFHERYALIQHQKSHKNEKRFKCDMCDYCCRQERHMVMHRRTHTGEKPYACSQCEKTFRQKQLLDMHFKRYHDPNFVPTAFVCPKCSKTFTRRNTMARHSENCSGEVEDAENGTPPPKKGRRGRKRKMRSRRDDDDSEEDQAELDDEEEEGEGEGEEEALLLQEEEGPESMELDQAPAAIPVPAPDEPPVKRKRGRPPKNAPKPPTPSKLVKVAAKATASAAAIIQVEDESTGAVENIIVKKEDGDAIATTPLDQGVALTVEGVGLDGEGVETVELAVNEETAATAAANGDLTPEMILSMMDR
- the ctcf gene encoding transcriptional repressor CTCF isoform X3; protein product: MDGGPTESVGVVDDTAKDFPSIHAVHSQDAMVADLLQQAAEAGGVVEGQAGVVLEQGHGDGMVAATQQQLMEAGLGVGVDGGAGVEMMVMDSLDPTLLQMKTEVIDAAVGGPSGTMGGAHQATVTTVDQTQIITLQVVNMEEQAALGLGELQLVQVPVSASTVEALQQGTFVDTTAMPKDGDPVICHTLPLPEGFQVVKVGANGEVETVEQEDGGEAHPELEEDDEVGNQLLDEGEDEPMPPPNDDPNWAKDPDYQPPSGMIKKSKKLTVRFNHSLSVQGKKNRLRYAEGDKDMDVSVYDFEEEQQEGLLSEVNAEKVVGNMKPPKPTKIKKKGVKKTFQCELCSYTCPRRSNLDRHMKSHTDERPHKCHLCGRAFRTVTLLRNHLNTHTGTRPHKCTDCDMAFVTSGELVRHRRYKHTHEKPFKCSMCDYASVEVSKLKRHIRSHTGERPFQCSLCSYASRDTYKLKRHMRTHSGEKPYECYICHARFTQSGTMKMHILQKHTENVAKFHCPHCDTVIARKSDLGVHLRKQHSFIETGKKCRYCDAVFHERYALIQHQKSHKNEKRFKCDMCDYCCRQERHMVMHRRTHTGEKPYACSQCEKTFRQKQLLDMHFKRYHDPNFVPTAFVCPKCSKTFTRRNTMARHSENCSGEVEDAENGTPPPKKGRRGRKRKMRSRRDDDDSEEDQAELDDEEEEGEGEGEEEALLLQEEEGPESMELDQAPAAIPVPAPDEPPVKRKRGRPPKNAPKPPTPSKLVKVAAKATASAAAIIQVEDESTGAVENIIVKKEDGDAIATTPLDQGVALTVEGVGLDGEGVETVELAVNEETAATAAANGDLTPEMILSMMDR